ATAGATGCATTGCTCATCCATTCTTATTTCATGATAATGCTTTTTATTCCACGCATATTTTTTTGTTCCACAATTATTTTACATAAATTATTGGCTACTGATTCTGTAGTTGCTTGTCTTGCAGGTTTAGTTTACTCAGTTACTTGAGTCTGAGCTCACTCTGCAGACATACTTgcagttttaagttaaaatgTGTTGCTTGAGATAATGATATTTCAGTTTAATACCGCAATATGTCAACAGATATGCTACATAAGATTTCAGAAAAAGGATATATGTTAGTGATGTAGAGAGATGTTTTGCCTACATGGTGGGCAGACAACATTTAAAGTCTCATATGTTGCTAGCTTGCTCTTTAGATTTAGGTATGTTTAATAGATTTttgaaatattattttttaataagttTTTTAAATTACGTGCGACACTTTACTAGTTGAATAAAAGGAAGTACACAAATATGCTTTTTGCAGCGTCCAAATGTTTCAAACTGACAATATGAGATCAACCAAGTTAAGAAAAGCTGTGTGAGACGATCCACCCTCCTTAATGCCTTTCTCCGCCATCTGTTTTAGGTTTGCCATCCTATCCCTAACCACTTTCCCTCGTTTGTTCACCATCAGTTGCCCAATAGCATCTTGGATCTTCCCTCTGTCAGACTGATCTTCCACTTGAACCTCCACTCCCACCCTACAAACGTTGCACGCGAACATTGCGTTTCCATATTGGTCCCCCAAGAATGATCGGGAAATCATCGGCACACCTTCTGATATTGCCTCCATCGTCGAATTCCAACCATTGTGCGTTAAGAAAGCGCCAACCGCAGGATGAGAAAGCACCTCATCCTGTGGAACCCAATCGACGATCCGACCTCGATCAACTACCTCTTCACGAAACCCATCTGGCAGATCACCGGACTCGAATCCGCGGATGAGGCTCGGCCTGACCACCCAGATGAACGGGCGCTTACTGTCAGCCAGGCCCCAAGCCAACTCTACAAACTTGTGCGGGTCCATGGCAGCGAGGCTCCCAAAGCTGACATAGATCACGGAGCGAGGCACCTGCGTGTCCAGCCAGTCGAGGCACTGGTGATCTTGCTGAAACTGGTACAAGCTACTTTTGACCGGCGGCGTGAACTTGTTGAGAGGGCCGATGGCAAACACGGGGATGGGCATCTCCTCGCGGATCTTGTCCAGATCAGCCGCCTCGAGAGCTTCGAAGGTGTTGATTATGAGGCCGCTGGACTGCCGTGCTCCATCAACGGTGTGCCCGAGCAGGCTGGCGAAGTCGGCAAGGCTGCTCGTTTCGATGCGTTGCAGGTCTTTCACACGGAACGGTGGCAGCACGTCGACTGGGTCATTCCTGTGCTCCTCTGCCGTGGAAAGAAGACATTAAGAATTTTGGTTTTGGATGTCAGCATAATTAAAGATTTCAATTTGCTCTAGTTACCTTGGACAGGCATGTAGCCCTTCTCAATCAGTGTAGGGTAGGCGATGAAGTTCCGGAAGCTCGCCGCGCTGCTGGTCATGAATCCCAGCGCCGGCACGCCGAGCTCCCTCGCTACCGCCTGCGCCGAGTGCCAAATGACGTCGGTGATCACGCACTGGACGCCTcctgcctcctcctcaacaAGCAGCGCCGCCAGCCGCTCCTTGAACGGCGCCGCACAGCTCACGTTCAGCTCCATCACGAGTCTGGCGATGTCCTCCGACGCCACGAGATCCGTGGGCACAGGGACGGCCACAGACACGAAGCGGTAATCTGAGGGGTAGTCGGTCGGGTCTGGCGTGCGAAGATCCGTGTGGAACACGGTGACTGCGAAGCCGCCGGCGTGCAGAGCGCTGGCGAGCCGGAGCACCGGGTTGAAGTGCCCCTGGTACGGGAACGGGAAGAACACCACGCGGCG
The genomic region above belongs to Panicum virgatum strain AP13 chromosome 8N, P.virgatum_v5, whole genome shotgun sequence and contains:
- the LOC120684928 gene encoding DIMBOA UDP-glucosyltransferase BX9-like, translating into MAASPSRAGRRVVFFPFPYQGHFNPVLRLASALHAGGFAVTVFHTDLRTPDPTDYPSDYRFVSVAVPVPTDLVASEDIARLVMELNVSCAAPFKERLAALLVEEEAGGVQCVITDVIWHSAQAVARELGVPALGFMTSSAASFRNFIAYPTLIEKGYMPVQEEHRNDPVDVLPPFRVKDLQRIETSSLADFASLLGHTVDGARQSSGLIINTFEALEAADLDKIREEMPIPVFAIGPLNKFTPPVKSSLYQFQQDHQCLDWLDTQVPRSVIYVSFGSLAAMDPHKFVELAWGLADSKRPFIWVVRPSLIRGFESGDLPDGFREEVVDRGRIVDWVPQDEVLSHPAVGAFLTHNGWNSTMEAISEGVPMISRSFLGDQYGNAMFACNVCRVGVEVQVEDQSDRGKIQDAIGQLMVNKRGKVVRDRMANLKQMAEKGIKEGGSSHTAFLNLVDLILSV